In one window of Brassica rapa cultivar Chiifu-401-42 chromosome A07, CAAS_Brap_v3.01, whole genome shotgun sequence DNA:
- the LOC103829293 gene encoding probable sulfate transporter 3.3 isoform X1, whose amino-acid sequence MEVHKVVAPPHRSTAAKLKTRLKETFFPDDPLRQFKGQPNRTKLIRAAQYIFPILQWCPEYSFRLLKSDVVSGLTIASLAIPQGISYAKLANLPPIVGLYSSFVPPLVYAVLGSSRDLAVGPVSIASLILGSMLRQQVSPVDNPLLFLQLAFSSTFFAGLFQASLGILRLGFIIDFLSKATLIGFMAGAAIIVSLQQLKALLGITHFTKQMGVVPVLSSVFHHTNEWSWQTIVMGVCFLLFLLATRHLSMKKPKLFWVSAGAPLLSVIVSTLLVFVFRADRHGISVIGKLQEGLNPPSWNMLQFHGSHLGLVAKTGLITGIVSLTEGIAVGRTFAALKNYHVDGNKEMIAIGLMNVVGSATSCYVTTGAFSRSAVNNNAGCKTAVSNIVMSVTVMVTLLFLMPLFEYTPNVVLGAIIVTAVIGLIDLPAARHIWRIDKFDFLVMLCAFFGVIFLSVQQGLAIAVGLSLFKLLMQVTRPKTVIMGNIPGTDIYRNLHHYKEARRIPGVLVLSIESAVNFANSNYLTERTSRWIEDSEEEEAQEKHSSLQFLILEMSAVSGVDTNGVSFFKELKKTTAKKNIELVFVNPLSEVMEKLQRADEEEEFMRPEFLFLTVAEAVASLSLKGPSLNNV is encoded by the exons atGGAGGTTCACAAGGTGGTTGCTCCGCCGCATAGGAGCACGGCGGCAAAGCTGAAGACAAGACTGAAGGAGACTTTCTTCCCTGACGATCCTTTAAGACAGTTTAAAGGACAACCAAACCGTACCAAACTCATAAGAGCCGCTCAATACATTTTCCCAATTCTCCAATGGTGTCCTGAGTACAGCTTCAGACTCCTCAAATCCGACGTCGTTTCTGGTCTCACCATCGCCAGTTTAGCTATTCCTCAG GGGATAAGTTACGCAAAGCTAGCTAACTTGCCTCCAATCGTTGGTCTAT ACTCGAGCTTTGTGCCACCATTGGTATATGCGGTGCTGGGAAGCTCAAGAGATCTAGCGGTGGGACCAGTCTCCATAGCTTCGTTGATCTTAGGATCCATGCTAAGGCAACAAGTATCTCCCGTCGACAATCCTCTTCTCTTTTTACAGCTCGCTTTTTCTTCGACCTTCTTTGCTGGTCTCTTTCAAGCCTCTCTTGGAATCCTCAG GCTGGGATTTATAATAGACTTTCTATCAAAAGCAACCCTAATAGGGTTTATGGCGGGAGCAGCCATAATAGTATCATTGCAACAGCTAAAGGCTCTACTTGGGATAACTCATTTCACTAAGCAAATGGGTGTAGTCCCTGTTCTATCCTCTGTTTTCCACCACACCAACGAG TGGTCATGGCAAACAATTGTGATGGGAGTTTGCTTCTTGCTGTTCTTGCTCGCCACACGTCACCTC AGCATGAAGAAGCCAAAGCTGTTCTGGGTCTCAGCTGGAGCTCCGCTTCTTTCAGTTATCGTCTCTACGCTTCTCGTCTTTGTTTTCAGAGCAGATCGTCACGGAATCAGCGTC ATTGGAAAACTACAAGAAGGTTTGAACCCACCGTCTTGGAACATGCTTCAGTTTCACGGAAGTCATCTCGGACTTGTTGCCAAAACAGGACTTATCACCGGAATTGTCTCCCTCACT GAAGGAATCGCGGTGGGAAGAACATTCGCAGCGCTAAAGAATTACCACGTAGACGGAAACAAAGAGATGATTGCCATAGGTCTAATGAACGTAGTAGGTTCCGCCACTTCCTGCTACGTCACAACCGGAGCTTTCTCTAGATCAGCAGTTAACAACAACGCCGGATGTAAAACCGCGGTTTCCAACATCGTCATGTCGGTCACGGTTATGGTAACACTCCTCTTCCTAATGCCACTATTTGAATACACTCCCAACGTGGTCCTCGGTGCCATCATTGTGACCGCGGTCATCGGTCTCATCGACCTTCCTGCGGCTCGTCATATATGGAGGATTGATAAGTTCGATTTCTTGGTGATGCTATGTGCCTTCTTTGGTGTCATTTTCCTATCCGTACAACAGGGTCTAGCTATTGCGGTGGGACTATCATTGTTCAAGTTATTGATGCAAGTAACGAGGCCGAAGACGGTTATTATGGGAAATATTCCGGGGACAGATATATACAGGAATCTTCATCACTACAAAGAAGCACGAAGGATCCCAGGAGTTCTTGTCTTAAGCATAGAATCTGCCGTCAATTTTGCCAATTCGAACTACCTCACTGAAAG AACATCTCGTTGGATCGAAGATTCCGAAGAAGAGGAAGCTCAGGAGAAACATTCCAGCCTTCAGTTCTTAATTCTTGAAATGTCAG CTGTGAGTGGGGTGGACACAAACGGAGTTTCATTCTTTAAGGAGTTGAAGAAAACAACTGCGAAGAAGAACATTGAG CTTGTGTTTGTGAACCCATTAAGTGAAGTGATGGAGAAGCTACAAAGAGctgacgaagaagaagagttcATGAGGCCTGAGTTTCTCTTCTTGACTGTTGCCGAGGCCGTTGCGTCACTCTCTCTTAAAGGCCCATCACTCAATAATGTTTGA
- the LOC103829293 gene encoding probable sulfate transporter 3.3 isoform X2: MEVHKVVAPPHRSTAAKLKTRLKETFFPDDPLRQFKGQPNRTKLIRAAQYIFPILQWCPEYSFRLLKSDVVSGLTIASLAIPQGISYAKLANLPPIVGLYSSFVPPLVYAVLGSSRDLAVGPVSIASLILGSMLRQQVSPVDNPLLFLQLAFSSTFFAGLFQASLGILRLGFIIDFLSKATLIGFMAGAAIIVSLQQLKALLGITHFTKQMGVVPVLSSVFHHTNEWSWQTIVMGVCFLLFLLATRHLSMKKPKLFWVSAGAPLLSVIVSTLLVFVFRADRHGISVIGKLQEGLNPPSWNMLQFHGSHLGLVAKTGLITGIVSLTEGIAVGRTFAALKNYHVDGNKEMIAIGLMNVVGSATSCYVTTGAFSRSAVNNNAGCKTAVSNIVMSVTVMGLAIAVGLSLFKLLMQVTRPKTVIMGNIPGTDIYRNLHHYKEARRIPGVLVLSIESAVNFANSNYLTERTSRWIEDSEEEEAQEKHSSLQFLILEMSAVSGVDTNGVSFFKELKKTTAKKNIELVFVNPLSEVMEKLQRADEEEEFMRPEFLFLTVAEAVASLSLKGPSLNNV, translated from the exons atGGAGGTTCACAAGGTGGTTGCTCCGCCGCATAGGAGCACGGCGGCAAAGCTGAAGACAAGACTGAAGGAGACTTTCTTCCCTGACGATCCTTTAAGACAGTTTAAAGGACAACCAAACCGTACCAAACTCATAAGAGCCGCTCAATACATTTTCCCAATTCTCCAATGGTGTCCTGAGTACAGCTTCAGACTCCTCAAATCCGACGTCGTTTCTGGTCTCACCATCGCCAGTTTAGCTATTCCTCAG GGGATAAGTTACGCAAAGCTAGCTAACTTGCCTCCAATCGTTGGTCTAT ACTCGAGCTTTGTGCCACCATTGGTATATGCGGTGCTGGGAAGCTCAAGAGATCTAGCGGTGGGACCAGTCTCCATAGCTTCGTTGATCTTAGGATCCATGCTAAGGCAACAAGTATCTCCCGTCGACAATCCTCTTCTCTTTTTACAGCTCGCTTTTTCTTCGACCTTCTTTGCTGGTCTCTTTCAAGCCTCTCTTGGAATCCTCAG GCTGGGATTTATAATAGACTTTCTATCAAAAGCAACCCTAATAGGGTTTATGGCGGGAGCAGCCATAATAGTATCATTGCAACAGCTAAAGGCTCTACTTGGGATAACTCATTTCACTAAGCAAATGGGTGTAGTCCCTGTTCTATCCTCTGTTTTCCACCACACCAACGAG TGGTCATGGCAAACAATTGTGATGGGAGTTTGCTTCTTGCTGTTCTTGCTCGCCACACGTCACCTC AGCATGAAGAAGCCAAAGCTGTTCTGGGTCTCAGCTGGAGCTCCGCTTCTTTCAGTTATCGTCTCTACGCTTCTCGTCTTTGTTTTCAGAGCAGATCGTCACGGAATCAGCGTC ATTGGAAAACTACAAGAAGGTTTGAACCCACCGTCTTGGAACATGCTTCAGTTTCACGGAAGTCATCTCGGACTTGTTGCCAAAACAGGACTTATCACCGGAATTGTCTCCCTCACT GAAGGAATCGCGGTGGGAAGAACATTCGCAGCGCTAAAGAATTACCACGTAGACGGAAACAAAGAGATGATTGCCATAGGTCTAATGAACGTAGTAGGTTCCGCCACTTCCTGCTACGTCACAACCGGAGCTTTCTCTAGATCAGCAGTTAACAACAACGCCGGATGTAAAACCGCGGTTTCCAACATCGTCATGTCGGTCACGGTTATG GGTCTAGCTATTGCGGTGGGACTATCATTGTTCAAGTTATTGATGCAAGTAACGAGGCCGAAGACGGTTATTATGGGAAATATTCCGGGGACAGATATATACAGGAATCTTCATCACTACAAAGAAGCACGAAGGATCCCAGGAGTTCTTGTCTTAAGCATAGAATCTGCCGTCAATTTTGCCAATTCGAACTACCTCACTGAAAG AACATCTCGTTGGATCGAAGATTCCGAAGAAGAGGAAGCTCAGGAGAAACATTCCAGCCTTCAGTTCTTAATTCTTGAAATGTCAG CTGTGAGTGGGGTGGACACAAACGGAGTTTCATTCTTTAAGGAGTTGAAGAAAACAACTGCGAAGAAGAACATTGAG CTTGTGTTTGTGAACCCATTAAGTGAAGTGATGGAGAAGCTACAAAGAGctgacgaagaagaagagttcATGAGGCCTGAGTTTCTCTTCTTGACTGTTGCCGAGGCCGTTGCGTCACTCTCTCTTAAAGGCCCATCACTCAATAATGTTTGA
- the LOC103829294 gene encoding auxin efflux carrier component 7, whose protein sequence is MITWHDLYTVLTAVIPLYVAMILAYGSVRWWKIFSPDQCSGINRFVAIFAVPLLSFHFISTNNPYAMNLRFIAADTLQKLIMLSLLTLWANFTRAGSLEWSITIFSLSTLPNTLVMGIPLLIAMYGEYSGSLMVQVVVLQCIIWYTLLLFLFEYRGAKILIMEQFPETAASIVSFKVESDVVSLDGHDFLETDAEVGDDGKLHVTVRKSNASRRSFCGPNMTPRPSNLTGAEIYSLSTTPRGSNFNHSDFYSVMGFSGGRLSNFGPADMYSVQSSRGPTPRPSNFDESCGMVSSPRFGYYPGPTGSYPAPNPEFSTSAASKSHHTGGKSNSHDAKELHMFVWGSNGSPVSDRPGLPLSGGSYEQAGVSDQGAKEIRMLVSDPPEAAPTNGDFGGEEESGKVKEVPNGLHKLRCNSTAELNPKEAVETGETGPGKHMPPASVMTRLILIMVWRKLIRNPNTYSSLIGLIWALVAFRWNVAMPKIIQGSISILSDAGLGMAMFSLGLFMALQPKLIACGNSTATFAMAVRFLTGPAVMAVAAMAIGLRGDLLRVAIVQAALPQGIVPFVFAKEYNVHPAILSTGVIFGMLIALPITLVYYILLGL, encoded by the exons ATGATCACGTGGCACGACCTCTACACTGTCCTCACGGCGGTGATCCCACTCTACGTCGCGATGATCCTCGCATACGGCTCCGTCCGGTGGTGGAAAATCTTCTCGCCGGACCAATGCTCCGGAATAAACCGCTTCGTCGCCATATTCGCCGTCCCTCTCCTCTCCTTCCACTTCATCTCCACCAACAACCCTTACGCCATGAACCTCCGCTTCATCGCCGCCGACACGCTCCAGAAGCTGATCATGCTCTCCCTCCTCACCCTCTGGGCCAACTTCACTCGCGCGGGCAGCCTGGAGTGGAGCATCACCATCTTCTCCCTCTCCACGCTCCCCAACACGCTCGTCATGGGCATCCCTCTGCTGATCGCCATGTACGGCGAGTACTCCGGCTCGCTCATGGTGCAAGTCGTCGTTCTCCAGTGTATAATCTGGTACacgctcctcctcttcttgttcGAGTACAGAGGGGCCAAGATTCTGATCATGGAGCAGTTCCCGGAGACGGCCGCTTCGATAGTTTCTTTTAAAGTCGAGTCCGACGTCGTTTCGTTGGACGGGCATGATTTTCTTGAGACGGACGCTGAGGTTGGAGACGACGGGAAGTTACACGTCACGGTGAGGAAGTCGAACGCTTCCCGGAGATCTTTTTGCGGTCCGAATATGACTCCGCGTCCGTCGAATCTCACCGGAGCTGAGATTTATAGTCTCAGCACGACGCCGAGAGGTTCTAATTTTAACCACTCGGATTTTTATTCGGTGATGGGGTTTTCCGGTGGCCGGCTCTCGAACTTCGGTCCGGCGGATATGTATTCTGTTCAGTCGTCGAGGGGACCCACTCCGAGACCTTCGAATTTCGATGAGAGTTGTGGGATGGTTTCTTCTCCTAGATTCGGGTATTACCCGGGTCCAACCGGGTCGTACCCGGCTCCGAACCCGGAATTCTCCACCTCAGCCGCTAGTAAAAGCCATCATACCGGAGGGAAGTCGAATAGTCATGATGCTAAGGAGCTTCATATGTTTGTGTGGGGATCCAACGGGTCACCCGTTTCGGATAGACCGGGTCTTCCACTATCCGGTGGATCTTATGAACAAGCTGGAGTATCCGATCAGGGAGCAAAAGAGATCCGGATGTTAGTCTCTGATCCTCCAGAAGCTGCTCCGACTAATGGAGACTTTGGCGGCGAAGAAGAGTCAGGGAAGGTGAAGGAAGTGCCAAACGGGCTGCACAAGCTTCGGTGTAACTCCACGGCGGAGCTTAACCCTAAAGAAGCGGTGGAAACGGGTGAAACCGGACCGGGAAAACATATGCCGCCGGCGAGTGTGATGACTCGGCTGATACTGATTATGGTGTGGAGGAAACTGATCAGGAACCCAAACACTTACTCTAGTCTCATTGGTCTAATTTGGGCTCTTGTGGCCTTCAG GTGGAATGTGGCAATGCCTAAAATCATTCAAGGATCAATCTCAATTCTCTCTGATGCTGGTCTCGGTATGGCAATGTTCAGTTTAG GGTTGTTCATGGCGTTGCAACCTAAGTTAATAGCTTGCGGAAattctacagcaacttttgcaATGGCGGTGAGGTTCTTGACTGGACCAGCAGTAATGGCCGTTGCAGCCATGGCTATTGGATTACGGGGAGATCTATTACGCGTGGCCATAGTTCAA GCTGCATTGCCACAAGGAATCGTGCCATTTGTGTTTGCAAAAGAATACAATGTTCATCCGGCAATCTTAAGTACAGG GGTAATATTTGGAATGCTTATCGCACTACCGATCACACTTGTTTACTACATTCTACTCGGGCTATAA